The following coding sequences are from one Dreissena polymorpha isolate Duluth1 chromosome 8, UMN_Dpol_1.0, whole genome shotgun sequence window:
- the LOC127842768 gene encoding beta-1,3-galactosyltransferase 5-like: MKTDVVYLVVIFCACACVNILLFVVHVIPERSFTVRRLVFPNATAILPLQSTTPESLARRKSHNAPPFDDHSQNNRVFRFIINPHSACVRNDSIRWAMVTIVVSSSMYTERRQAIRNTWGANGKASNSKLFFLLGTSISGNNDIAKEFELYQDIIQVDILDRYQNLTYKSVAMLQWFNDYCSNAQVYMKADDDVYVNTDNVFTKLISLANTSRFFLCHVFRNAPPNRDLRSKWYTSETEYDKPYFPTYCSGIAYIMHGTILQDLYSSARIAKYLTMEDVFITGISARDLKVTHIHDENIWWTTAPPNGCAFQKLLVAHYMTPNDMFVVFSQLQSNEVNCTTNVNKYLKIVEDMT; this comes from the exons ATGAAGACGGACGTTGTGTATTTGGTCGTTATATTCTGCGCATGCGCCTGTGTCAACATCCTGCTGTTTGTCGTTCATGTGATCCCAGAACGGAGCTTTACTGTACGGCGTTTAG TGTTTCCTAACGCAACTGCTATTTTACCATTACAATCGACCACACCTGAATCCTTGGCGCGCCGGAAGTCACACAATGCACCGCCTTTTGATGATCATTCCCAAAACAACCGTGTATTCCGGTTTATCATAAACCCTCATAGCGCATGCGTCAGAAATGATTCGATACGATGGGCCATGGTAACCATAGTCGTCAGTAGCTCCATGTATACCGAGCGGCGACAGGCTATTCGTAATACGTGGGGTGCAAATGGAAAAGCCTCAAATTCAAAGCTGTTCTTCCTGTTGGGTACATCCATAAGCGGAAACAAcgatattgcaaaagaattcgaGCTTTATCAAGACATTATACAAGTGGATATATTAGACAGGTACCAAAACCTGACTTACAAGTCGGTTGCAATGCTTCAGTGGTTCAACGATTATTGTTCAAACGCTCAAGTGTACATGAAAGCGGATGACGACGTCTATGTAAACACGGATAATGTTTTTACAAAACTGATCTCTCTGGCGAACACAAGTAGATTTTTCTTATGTCACGTGTTTCGCAACGCACCTCCAAATCGTGACCTAAGATCGAAATGGTACACGTCAGAAACCGAATATGATAAGCCTTATTTTCCAACGTACTGCTCGGGCATTGCGTACATCATGCATGGAACTATTTTACAAGACCTATATTCATCCGCGCGGATAGCAAAATACCTAACTATGGAAGACGTTTTCATTACCGGAATTTCTGCGCGTGACTTGAAAGTAACGCACATTCATGACGAAAACATCTGGTGGACAACGGCGCCACCTAACGGCTGTGCCTTTCAGAAGTTGCTAGTCGCTCATTACATGACGCCAAACGACATGTTTGTGGTGTTTTCCCAACTCCAGAGTAATGAGGTCAACTGTACGACGAACGTGAATAAATATCTGAAAATAGTTGAAGACATGACCTGA